A window of Mangifera indica cultivar Alphonso chromosome 13, CATAS_Mindica_2.1, whole genome shotgun sequence contains these coding sequences:
- the LOC123195258 gene encoding VAN3-binding protein-like translates to MDSNFKPSPSEAHPETMDFLSSAWCNFAVQALQPAELQDKSIVLLDSSMKKFESDIKVPFTKMDKSIKMDDPDFQRLPPWKSNDVKSWIWMQQAMHPELNYSSCFRKKWLPWKIVPIKTVSIKKWLREFKQKRKEEDRLQKAEVHAAISVAGIAAALAAIAAENSKKDDSGTTKEAAVASAATLVAAQCAQVAEAMGAKREQLSSVIGSAMSATSTSDILTLTAAATTSLRGAATLKARSGCKNRLNGGAPILPIENNNDLKFNFEKCRSVLAKGTELSIESPHGKYMLRSVSITINNQAKVILKLRKLNLLKSKKESIILDLHAELYKDAEAEQETDTCYLIVLTTNLGTIKLDMAEDYQRYKIWATTISHMLLLSTNMTKYQLQFFKN, encoded by the exons ATGGATTCCAATTTCAAGCCTAGCCCTTCTGAGGCACATCCTGAAACCATGGATTTTCTGTCTAGTGCTTGGTGCAATTTTGCAGTTCAAGCTCTTCAACCTGCAGAATTACAAGACAAATCCATTGTTCTTTTAGATAGCTCAATGAAGAAGTTTGAGAGTGACATCAAAGTTCCATTTACA AAAATGGACAAGAGCATTAAGATGGATGATCCAGATTTTCAGCGTCTTCCTCCTTGGAAATCCAATGATGTGAAG TCCTGGATTTGGATGCAACAAGCAATGCATCCTGAATTGAACTACAGCAGCTGTTTTCGTAAAAAATGG TTGCCTTGGAAGATAGTGCCAATTAAGACTGTTTCAATCAAGAAATGGTTGAGGGAGTTTAAGCAGAAGCGAAAGGAGGAAGACCGGTTACAGAAGGCTGAAGTGCATGCAGCAATATCAGTAGCTGGAATTGCTGCAGCACTGGCTGCAATTGCAGCTGAAAATTCAAAGAAGGATGATTCTGGCACAACAAAGGAGGCTGCAGTAGCCTCTGCAGCTACTTTGGTCGCGGCGCAATGTGCGCAAGTTGCAGAAGCAATGGGGGCAAAAAGAGAGCAACTTAGCAGTGTCATAGGCTCAGCCATGAGTGCTACAAGTACTAGTGACATCTTAACACTCACTGCTGCAGCTACAACAT CATTAAGAGGAGCTGCAACGCTCAAGGCAAGATCAGGGTGCAAGAACAGATTAAATGGCGGTGCGCCTATCCTGCCCATCGAAAACAACAATGATCTTAAATTCAACTTTGAGAAGTGTAGATCAGTACTAGCCAAAGGCACTGAACTTAGCATTGAATCACCTCATG GAAAATACATGTTGAGATCAGTTTCCATCACTATAAACAACCAGGCTAAG GTTATACTTAAACTGAGGAAGCTTAATCTGTTGAAAAGCAAGAAGGAGA GTATCATACTCGACCTGCATGCAGAGCTGTATAAAGATGCAGAAGCAGAACAAGAGACTGATACATGTTATCTCATTGTATTGACTACTAATCTGGGTACAATTAAGCTAGACATGGCAGAAGATTATCAGCGTTACAAGATATGGGCGACAACGATCAGTCATATGCTTTTGCTCTCAACTAATATGACTAAATACCAACTTCAATTCTTCAAAAACTGA